Within Fusobacterium periodonticum ATCC 33693, the genomic segment TTAGGGAGCATAGTATATATACATGATGGAATTTATGGAGTTGGAGAAAAGGAATTTCATGTTATTGATGGTCAACAAAGAATGACAACCTTAACCTTATTGTTTTTAGCAATATATTTTAAGTTAAAGGGTACAATCTTAACTAAAGATGCTGATAAAATATACAACCAATATGTTGTTAATCCCTATTCTGAAAAAGAAATCAAATTAAAATTATTACCCCCTGAAGAAAATCTGTATATATTGAATAAAATTTCTCATAATAAATTTAATGAATTAGAAGCTTTTCAAGATAGAAACATGTTAAAGAATTATTTATTTTTTGAAAAAGAATTGGAAAGTTTATCTTTTGAAGATATGAAACACTTATCTAATGGAATAGAAAAATTAATTTATATAGATATTGCTCTTGAAAAAGGTAAAGATGATCCTCAAAAAATTTTTGAAAGTCTTAACTCAACAGGTTTAGACTTATCACAGGGAGATTTAATTAGGAACTATATTTTGATGGATTTAGAAAGAGGAGAGCAAAACCGTATATATAAAGAAATATGGATACCTATTGAAAATAATTGTAAAGTTAGTGATGGTAGTGAAATAACCAGCTATGTTTCAGATTTTATTAGAGATTATTTGACATTAAAAACAGAAAAAATTTCTTCTAAACCTAAAGTTTTTGAAACTTTTAAATCATATTATGAAAAAGAAAATGATGAGAAATTAGAAGATATGAAAAAATACTCAGAAGCTTATTCATATATTATCAAGCCTAGTCTAGAGAAAGATAAAGAGATTCAAAGGGAATTAGATTATTTAAAATCTTTAGATAAAACAGTTATCAATACCTTTCTTATAGGAATTTTAAAGGATTATAAAGATAATATTCTAGAAAAAGATGAACTTCTAAATATGCTTATCCTACTTCAAAGTTATCTATGGAGAAGATATATCACAGAAAAACCAACCAATGCTTTGAATAAGATATTTCAAGGAATGTATGGAAAAATTTCAAGATCAGGAAATTACTATGAAAATTTAGTTGATGTTTTAATGGCTGAAGACTTCCCAACAGATGAAGAATTAGAAAGTGCTTTGAAGTTAAAAAATGTATATAAAGACAAGGAAAAATTAAATTATGTCTTTAAGAAATTAGAAAACTATAATCATAATGAGCTAATTGATTTTGATAATGAAAAGATTACTATAGAACATATCTTTCC encodes:
- a CDS encoding DUF4357 domain-containing protein, with product MKASERKITKLFSESDTVFSIPVYQRDYNWQEKQCQRLFKDILQTGKNEKVSSYFLGSIVYIHDGIYGVGEKEFHVIDGQQRMTTLTLLFLAIYFKLKGTILTKDADKIYNQYVVNPYSEKEIKLKLLPPEENLYILNKISHNKFNELEAFQDRNMLKNYLFFEKELESLSFEDMKHLSNGIEKLIYIDIALEKGKDDPQKIFESLNSTGLDLSQGDLIRNYILMDLERGEQNRIYKEIWIPIENNCKVSDGSEITSYVSDFIRDYLTLKTEKISSKPKVFETFKSYYEKENDEKLEDMKKYSEAYSYIIKPSLEKDKEIQRELDYLKSLDKTVINTFLIGILKDYKDNILEKDELLNMLILLQSYLWRRYITEKPTNALNKIFQGMYGKISRSGNYYENLVDVLMAEDFPTDEELESALKLKNVYKDKEKLNYVFKKLENYNHNELIDFDNEKITIEHIFPQKPNKAWKENYSDNELEQMISFKDTISNLTLTGSNSNLSNKAFHEKRDDEVHGYRNSKLYMNKYLGRLEEWNLLSMEARFESLYDDIIKIWKRPEDKATNDMEKITFVLKGKVTSGKGRLLSNEKFEILKGTSIVLEVKSDNPSTFRRNKNLIEDLMRKNLIEKLEDRYVFKENYIATSPSAAAILVLGRSANGWTEWKTYEGKLLSDYRK